A single genomic interval of Scylla paramamosain isolate STU-SP2022 chromosome 12, ASM3559412v1, whole genome shotgun sequence harbors:
- the LOC135105982 gene encoding uncharacterized protein LOC135105982: MFTFLTLLVACCAARGVFSAASPLLFMLDYKDSELLSDTPPADTFSLPLRRGEVPRGISFSFTDTVPEQPARGLVSAATGKTLERSESIMFPGDVSGGSGSGDPERITASGDAAAELVLPNLNRASKPIEATGDCVLNETLKISFNGSTWKLFHRDQCAEGEWVLMVAECQPGCQPRPCPTGQLLYQEQCVNPSDPTVCGEGQILYLDQRGNTYCDCEKDHFYYPWSSQCYARRERGRCDFGFFIDLDENGKVDCVPNPCQVDGFEMDPDSGRCFRKDFDGYCPTESLQFNYNNLTVGCELIDIRNLFDSPITKSCPTGSRVGYLGDCREEVVIPSITSRPRSLSGGCRSGSILSENGSCRRLNTYVG, translated from the coding sequence ATGTTCACCTTCCTGACGCTGCTCGTAGCCTGCTGTGCAGCGCGTGGCGTCTTTTCTGCCGCCTCACCGCTGCTCTTCATGCTTGACTACAAAGACTCAGAACTTCTTAGCGACACTCCACCTGCAGACACTTTCAGCCTGCCCCTACGACGAGGAGAAGTTCCTCGTGgcatctccttctctttcaccgaCACTGTCCCTGAGCAGCCAGCACGGGGGTTGGTTTCTGCCGCTACTGGAAAGACACTGGAGCGTTCTGAGTCTATCATGTTTCCCGGGGATGTGTCTGGTGGCAGCGGAAGTGGAGATCCTGAACGGATTACTGCCTCGGGCGACGCGGCTGCAGAGTTAGTCCTTCCCAACCTTAACCGAGCCAGCAAACCCATCGAGGCCACCGGCGACTGTGTTTTGAATGAAACCCTGAAGATTTCCTTCAACGGATCTACATGGAAACTTTTTCACCGAGACCAGTGCGCTGAGGGAGAGTGGGTACTGATGGTGGCGGAGTGCCAACCAGGGTGTCAACCGCGGCCCTGCCCCACTGGACAGCTCTTGTACCAAGAACAGTGTGTCAACCCATCAGACCCCACAGTATGCGGCGAGGGACAGATCCTCTATCTCGACCAGCGTGGCAACACTTACTGTGATTGCGAGAAGGACCACTTCTACTACCCGTGGAGTAGCCAGTGCTACGCGCGCCGCGAAAGGGGCCGCTGTGACTTCGGTTTCTTCATTGACCTCGATGAAAATGGCAAAGTGGACTGTGTGCCTAACCCGTGCCAGGTGGACGGCTTCGAGATGGACCCAGATTCCGGCAGGTGTTTCCGTAAAGACTTCGATGGCTACTGTCCCACCGAAAGCCTGCAGTTCAACTACAACAACCTGACCGTCGGATGTGAGCTCATTGATATCCGAAACTTGTTTGACTCTCCCATCACGAAATCTTGCCCCACTGGCTCACGCGTCGGCTACCTCGGAGACTGCCGCGAGGAAGTGGTGattccctccatcacctcccgGCCCAGGAGCCTCAGTGGCGGCTGCAGGTCCGGCTCCATCCTATCGGAAAATGGATCTTGCCGCCGCCTCAACACCTACGTAGggtag